One Novosphingobium sp. 9U genomic window, TGCAGCAGCCGCAGGTAGCCGCCGACATTCGCTTCGATCCCGTCGTTCTTGCGCACGTTCTCACCGCGATAGCGGTTGTAGCGGCCTTCCGCGTAGAAGCCGTTGCCGTTGCTGTCGTACGAGAAGCCGGCGCCACCGCCGGTGCGCATGACCTGTCCCCAGCGTTCGCCCGTCACCGGGTCGCGAGTGCCGGCGTATGAGACCACGCTGTCGGTCACCGGCTTGCGCTCCACCCAGGCGCGGATGCGCGAGCTCTCGCCGAGCTTGGGCGAGACTTCGGCGCGGCCGGTGAGCTTGGTCTTGCCCATGCCGATCGGGGTGGTGCCGACCTCTGCCTTCACCGCATTGCTCTCGTAGCCGATCGCAGGCGCTAGGCCTGATTCGTGCTGCGTGGCGGCTTCGACCAGGGGCGAAGGCAGTTCATCGACGATCGCCTGCGCTTCGGGTGTGCCGTTGCGGCCGAAGCGGGCGAGACCGGAGCCGGTCGGACGGCCGGCGTCGATCACCACCGCTTCCCCACTGATGTAAGCGCGACCGCTGAGCACGTTGGTCGAGAGCTTGGCGTTGCCCTTGATCTCGCTCAATTTGCTGAGGCCCTTCTCCCCCGAGCGCGCGCGGAACGAAGTGCTGACATCGGCGCGGGGGCCCGCACCTTCGGAAAGCTGCGAGATGTCGGACTGGATCTGCGCGAGCACCGGGTCGGCGGGATACCCGCTCGCGGGCACGCCCGAGCCGGCCTGCGTGTCGTAAGCTTGGGCGGGATAGCCCTGCGGCGCGGGATAGCCTTGCTGCGGGTACGCCTGCTGAGGATATTGAGGCTGGGGATAGCTGGGCGCCGGATAGGCCTGCTGCGGATAGCTCTGCTGCGGGTAGCCTTGGACCGGATAGTTCTGGGCCGGGTAAATCTGGGTCGGGTAATTTTGGACCGGAGCGGAATAGGCGGGCGCCTGGTAACTCTGCGCCACGTAAGTGTCGGCCGGGTAAGCGGCGGGCATGATCTGACCTCCATCGGGCGCGTAGGATGCGGGCGTGAACTGACCCGGTGCGTTTTGGCCGGGCGCTATGGCCGCGCCGCCCGCATAGCTCTGTGGCTGGTAGCTCGGCTGCGGATAGCTCGATTGCGGGTTGGGCTGCTGCGGCAGACGCGAACCGCCACCCAGCGCGAACGGGTTGATCGGGGTCGGAGCCATTGGCGCCGCCTGGTTGCGGAACGGGTTGGCGCCGGCAGCACCCGCGGGCGCTCCGCCCATGCCGGCGAACGGATTGCCGCCCGCGGCCAGCCCCGCACCCGAGTAGAGCGAGCGCGCGTCCTTCAGCAGGCGCACCGCGCCACGCTCGTCGCCGCGAGCGCGTTCGACCTGCGCCAGCGAGAGCCGGACCTGGTAGTCCTGCGGGTAGAGCTTCAGCACATCGTTCTGCGCGCGCTCCGACAGCGCATTGTCGCCCGCTGCCTGCGCAGATGCGGCGAGACCGAGCAGCGCATCCTTGTCGCGCGGGTTGCGGCCCAGCACCAGCTGGTAGGTCTGCGCTGCGCGCGCCGCCATGCCGCCCGCTTGGTAGAGCCGGCCGAGCGCCGAAAGGATCTGCGGATTGTCCGGCGCGGCATTGTACGCCGATTGGAGCATGTCGAAGGCCGTCGCGTATTGCCCTGCCAGGCGCGCGCGGTCAGCCTGCGCGACCGAGAGCGTCGCACCCATGCGAGCATAGGCGCGCTGGCCTTCGGGACCGTTGCCGACGACTTGGCTGGCGCGCTGCAGCGCCATTTGCGCCAGGTCCTCGCGCCCGGTGCGGGTCAGCACGCCGATGACACCGGCGTAGCCGTCCATGTCTAGCCGGCCTGAATCAATGGCGGTCTGCGCCAGCGACACCGCCGCGCCCTGGTCGCCCATGTCGATAAGCGCGTCGGCGATCGCCGGCAGCTTGGCGGAGGGCACCGCCTCCATCTGGCCGAGCTGGCGCAGCACGTTGACGGCCTGCCCCTGCTGGCCGGCCGCCGCCAGTTGCTTGGTGCGCGCGATCGCGGCATCGACCTTCACGCCGATTGCAAAGCTGCGCATCGGCGCGGTGCGCTGCGTATCGGGGATCATGCCCATCAGCCGGTCGGCCTCGGCCGTGCGGCCAAGATCGTTGTTGAGGAGCGCTGCGGCATAAGTCGTGTCGGAGCTGCCGGTGCTGGCCAGGGCGCGCAGCAAGCCCTCCGCATCCGACATGCGCCCCCGCTTCACCAGATAGCGGGCGAACTCATAGCGAATCCAGGGATCGTTGCGGTCGAGCAGCAGGCCGTTCTGGAACTCGCGCTCCGCGTTGAAGTCGTCGCCACGCTCGGCCGCCGCGAGTGCCCGGCCGCGCGCGGCGCGCGATTGCAGGCGTGCATCGTCCTGCGCGCCGCCTTGCAGTGCCTGACGATAGAAGTCCGCCGAATCGGCGTAGCGGCCCTGCTTGTCGTAGATGTCGCCCAGCAGCTCAAGCGCTGGGGCGGGCTCTGGGTAGCCCGAGCGCACGAGCTGTTCGGCTTGGGCCTGTGCATCGTCGAGGCGGCCTTGCGCAAGCAACTCACGGGCCTGGCCGATGCCGGCGAAGAACCGAGCGGCGGCAAGGCCGCTTGCCCACTGCGACGCCTTGCCCAAGCCCGAGGCCTGCTGGAGGAGATCCGCGGCTTCGGCGAAGCGCTGCTGGCGCAGCCGGACGAGACCGAGACCGCCCAGTGCCTCGGGATCGCGGCGGTTGGCGGCAAGCGCCTTGTTGAACTGCGCGGCGGCCGCAACCAGGCTACCGCTGTTGAGCGCACCATAGCCGGCGACCCGAGCCTGCCCGGCCCGCACAGATGCAGGCGGTGTCGGAGTGGGAGCCGGCTTGGCGGCTGCGGTCTTCACCGGCGGCTTGGCGGCAGGTTTTGCCTCTACACGCGCGGGAGCGGGCGCCGGCTTGGCCGCAGGCGTCGCGCGCGGCTTCGCAGCAGCTTGGGGCTTCGGGGCCGGCTGCGCCTTCGCCGGAGCAGCAGCGGCAGCAGCCTTGGCGCCTGGATCGAGCGCACGTGCGCGGCGCATCGCCTGCTCGGCCAGGTCCTCGCGCCCCTTGGAGCGCCAGTACTGCGCCTGCTTCACCAGCGCGTCGACGGCGGGGCTCGCCGCTAGCACAGGTCCGGCGCCGGCGGTGGAGACGAGCAGCGCTGCTATCGCCAAGCGCAAGCTGGAATGCCGAGCCATCAGTGCAGGTCCTTTTCGCCCAGGCGGCGCGCGGCGTGGTTGCGGAAGTAGAAGTAGGCCGGGCTGGCGAGGATCGCGGCGAGCAGCACCGTGAACAGACCCATGAGGAACGGCCGCTGGCTGAACCAGTAGGCCGCCTTCATCCACAACGGCAGCGTGCCCACCCAATAGGTCTGGCCCACCGCGAAGCTGGTCATGCCCTCGCCCGAGGTGACCGAGAGATCGCCCTGGATGGAGGCGTTGATCTTCTCGTCCGCCATGCCGTCGACCAGCATCGGCAAGTTCGCACCGTTGTCCGCCAGCAGCGCAACGACGGTGCGCTTCGATGCGAAGGGAGAGCGAAAGCTGACGATGCCGGAGAAGTCGCGCGAACCGTAGACCACCGGCTCCGCATCCGACGGATTGTCGGACTTCATGCCGCCGAACAGCGCCTCGACGTATTGAAGCGGCGAGCGTTCGGCGACGTGGAGGACGCCATCGTTGTAAGTCAGCGGTGCGTTCTCGAACAGCGTCGAGGCGCCCGCCATGGCGCTGCTGCCGATCACCAGGACATCACGGTCCGCCAGTTCGGCCGGGACGATCTCCGACGACACGGTGACGCCGGTTGCCGGCACGCCGGTCGCATCGCCGAAGCGGCCCATCAGCATCAGGAACGCGCTGACGGAGGCCGGCGACGGGTCCTTGGCCATCAGCACCGTGGTCTCGGACAAGTCGGGCCGCACCGTGAACGGGAAGCCGGCGCCGGCGAAGGTCGCCAGGTCGGGCATCGTGATGCCGTGATAGGCGCTGGTGAGGTCGATGGTGCTGTTGGGATCGAGGGAGACGCGCACATTGTCGGGCAGCGTGCCCGTGCACTTCTTCTTGTCGGCGATGATCAGGTTGTAGTCGAAGGTCAGCTCGTTGGAACCGAACAGGTTGTAGCGCGGCAGCACGACGCCTGCGTCCGAGTCCGAGCTGCGCGCAGCCGAGCCGGAGAACCAGTCCCGCCACCACGAACCCGCAATCGGCAGCGTCTTCAGGTACTGGCCGTTCAGCGAGACATCGAGCCGCGAGGCCCGCTTGTCGAGCCACTGCGCCACCGGATAACGGTAGCCCAGGTTCAGCTTGCCGCCCTGGCGTGGCCAGAAGAACAAGTCAGGCGCCACGCGGAAGCGCGCGGTCAGCGGTCCCGGCGGCAGGCCCAGGCCTTGCAGCTCGTACGGCTGCATGATGTCACCCAGCTTCACCGCATGATCGGTCGGAATCCAGCGCGGCGCACCGTAAGCCGGGTAAGTCGGGATGCGCACGCCATCGAAGTTCATGCGCGCGCCGCCGAACACGCCGCGCCCGGTCGAAACCGCGGCCGCAGCCAGGCTCAGCTCGCGCGGGTCGCGGCCCATGATCACGAGCAGCATGCCCAGCGGATCGCGCGGGTTCTGCACCACGGCCGCGGAAGGCCCGTCGGGGTTGAGGTCGAGCCCGGGGATCTGCGCGCCCTGGGTCAGGAACACGATTGCATTGCCGGTCGGCAGCGAGCCGTTGTAGCGCGGCGGGAACGCGAAGCCGCGATAGCTCGACAGGCTGCCCATCCACGAGGCCACGCTCGCGGCGGCTTCCAGCTCACGCCCGTGCGGCTGGCCGGCGAAGACGAACGGCAGGTTCAGCGGCTTGTTGTCGCCCTTCTCGAAGAACGGTCCGGGCAGACGCGCGAGGTCGGGCTTGAAGGGCAGGCGCTGGAGTCGAAGGTCCATCCAGGTGCGGGTGTTGCTGACATTGGCCCAGAGCGAGGAATGGAACGGATCCTCGCAATCACGCGCATAGTGGCCGATCAGGCGCAAGTTCAGCTGGTTGTCGCCCGGCAGGAACAGCGCCGGATTGATCGGCACGGTGAAGGTCATGCCGCCCGCATTGGCGCGGGTCAGCGGGATCGTCTGCACCACCTCGCCGTTGAGGATGACGACCAGTTGGCTTAGGTCATCCAGCATCGCCGGGGACCACGCCGTCTGAATCGTGATCGAGGCACTGGTGACCACGCGGTCCTGGCGCAGGCCGAAGGGGATGCCGATCTCGCCATGCGTGCCCTGCAGGCGCACCGGCTGCTTGATCCTCAGATCTTTCAGGCTCAGGCGCCGCACCACGTCGGCCCCGGCCGCGGGCGGCGCATCCAGGACGGTCGCTGCGAGCAGCTGCGATGCGGAGCCCAGGCCGACGAGCCCGACCAGCAGCGCCGCCGCGATCGCCGCCGCCTTCGACAGTGCCCCAGCCTTGTCGTCACCCTTACCCGGCTTGGGCCCCTCGTACTTGCGGATCTTCTTTAGCTCGGCGCGGTTGAGCCGAAGCATGCGCTTCAAGGTGACGAGGTCGACCACGATGATGTCCTTGATGGAGCTGATGCCGCTGACGGTCGCGTGCTGACCGACCGGCTGCCAGGCGTCGGCACGGCCCATGACTGCGCGCACCAGGTGGCGGCCGGCCATGACGTCGAGCTTGAGAAAGCGCACAAAGGAGTCCTCGCCGGCAGTGCGCACGGTCTCGACCGGGATCGCCAGCGTCTCGTCGCCCATGGCCATGGTCAGGTGAACCACGTCGCGCTCGCGCACGGGCAGTTCCTTGGGCAGCTCCAGCGCGGCGCCGCCCATCGAGATGTCGATGGTGTGCGCAGGCACGACATGGCCCGAGGCGAGATGCGCGGTGACCGGCAGGCGCACCGGGATGCGGATGTCCTGGCGAGTCTGGCGCGTCTCGCGCGCGACCGAGACGGCGGCGATAAGGATGATCAGGCTGAAGGTCGCCCAGGCGACGTTCAGCACCAACGTGTCGGTCTGAATGTTGAACAAGTGGGGGAAGAACACGCGCTTGACCACCGCCAGGCCAATGCCGAACGCCATCAGGCCGATGCAGATGAGGTGCGGGCGCACAACCGCCCAGTCGAAGTAAGTGCGGTCGAGCAGGTCGCCCTTGTCGGTGACGTTGAACTTGCCCTTGCGCGGCTGGAACCAGGTCATGACCGTCGGCTTCACGAGGTGGAAGGCCAGAATCGTCTCGTAGACCTCACCCCAGAACGGGCGGCGATCACCGCCTTGCGTGCGCTCGTTGGCAACAGAGGAGCAGAACAAGTGCGGCGCGGCGTAGGCGAAGATCAGCCCGGCGCTCGCCTGGATGATGTTCTGGCCGAAGATCAGGTAGGCGAGCGGGCTGGTCAGGAAGACGATGCGCGGCAGCGGATACTGGAAGTGCAGCATCGCGTTCAGGTAACAAAGCCGCTGCTGCCAGGTCAGGCCCTTGCCCTTCAGCGGATTGTCGATGCGCATGATCTGCGTCATTCCGCGCGCCCAGCGGATGCGCTGGCCGACGTGGAGCACCAGGCGCTCTGTCGCGAGCCCGGCGGACAAGCGCGCGCTGATATAGGCGGTGTTCCAGCCCATGCGCTGCAGCTTCAAGGCGGTGTGCGCGTCCTCAGTCACCGTCTCGCCGGCGAAGCCGTTGGTCATCGCCAGCGCATCGCGGCGGATGATTGCGCACGAACCGCAGAAGAAGGTGGCGTTCCAAAGATCGTTGCCGCCCTGGACGGCGCCGTAGAACAAGTCGCCCTCGCCCGGCATCTCGCCCATGGTGCTGGCGAGGTTCCGCTGCACCGGATCGGGCGAATACATATGGTGCGGCGTCTGCACCAAGGCGAGCTTCTGGTCCTTCTGAAACCAGGCGATGGTCAGCTGAAGGAAGGCGCGGGTCGGCACGTGGTCGCAGTCGAAGATGGCGATCAGCTCGCCCTCGGTCTTCTTCATCGCCGCGTTGAGGTTGCCCGCCTTGGCGTGCAGGTTGTTGTCGCGGGTAATGTAGCCGCAGCCCGCTTCCTTGGCGAAGGCGCGGAACTCCGGCCGCTTGCCGTCGTCCAGGATGAAGACCTGGTACTTGTCGGCAGGATAGTCGAGATCCATTGCCGCGAAGACCGTGTTGCGCACGATCTCCAGGCTCTCGTTGTAAGTCGGAATATAGATATCGACCGTGGGCCAGGTGTCCGGATCGCCCACGGGCTCGATCACCGGGCGGTTCAGCGGCCAGCTGGTCTGGAGAAAGCCCAGGATCAGGATGACCCAGGCATAAAGCTCCGCCAGGTACAGGCCGGTGCCGAACGCGAACTCGGGCAAGGTACCAAACGACAGCGTCTGGGTGGTGCGCCAGAAGATGTACCGGGTGGAGACCAGTACCGCGAGCAGGCCCAGCGCCATCGAGCCCTTCCGGCCCTTCCAGCGCTTGAGCACGGCAGCGCCGGCCATGACCATCAGCGCGAACATCCACTGCTCGAAGTTGCCGAGCGGCACGCTGATGACCAGCACCGCGATCAGGGCGATCGGCAGCACTGTCAGCGAGCGGGCGGTGAGCCAGGAGGGGCGCCGAAGAAGCTTCATGCCGCGCGGCTCGCACCAGGCTTGCCGATCGGAGCCGCGTCGGCAGCGGCAGCATCCTGCTCGGCCGTAGTAGCAGCGAGCCGCTCTTCGGCCAGGATCTTGCCGACCGCCTCGGCCGTCACGCGCGCATCGGCCAACGCGGCGCTGGCAGGTGCATAGCGCGACAGCAGCTGGAGCATGGCGAGCGCTTCGGGCACGGCCTGGTCGTTGCGGATCTTGCCGATCAGCCTCTCGCCCAACACCTCGCGCGCGAAGGCGGCGACATGGCGGGCGAGCTTGCGGGTCTCGTCCAGCTTGCCGATGACGTAGGTGTTGCGCAGCGCGCCCCAATCGCCTGCCTCGTCCAGCAGCTGCGGCAGCAATGCCAGGCAGTCGGGAGAGGCGGTCAGCGGGCACACGTGGACGGAGGCGTGTGCCATCAGCCGCCGCGCCAGCATGCGCTCGCCGGCCGGCACGTCGATCACCAGCGTGCGGTTGCTCGCCGGGCTGAGGAAGCCGGCGTCTTCCAGCCGTGGCAGGAAGTCGGCATCGTTCAGTGCGCGGGGCTCGCAGGTGAGGCTGATCCCGTTCACCAGCACCGACGCCTCGGCGAGCGAACCCATGGAAGGCAGGCGCTGCGCCGGTGGCAGTCCGAAGTGCAGCGGCGTCAGGTCGCTGGTGGACGTCGTCATCAGCGCGACATCGCCGCCGCCGACGCCAGCGACCCCGTCGGTGCCCTCCAGCTGCGACAGCCCCATGGCCAGGTGCGCGGCCAGGAACGTCGCGCCGACGCCGCCCTTGGGCGAATGACACAGCACCAGCGCCATCAGAGCTCTCCGCGCTCGTCGAGGTCGGACAGGCGGCGCAGCATCGCGCGCACGTCCTGACCCTGGCGCACTTGCTGCGGGGCGGATGCGCCCGCTTCGTAGCGATTGAACAGGTCGGCCAGCGATTCGCCCACAGCCAGGCTGCCCCCGCGGTCGCCCGACCCCGCCGGACGCGCCGCAGCGATCCCGGGTGCGCTGACCGGCTCGGCCGGACGCGGGTCCACCGCCTCGGCGACGGTTTCCTGCTGGAACACACGAGGATCCTTCAGCAGCGCCTCGAACAGCGGCCAAAGCTCCAGATCGCTGAACCTGTCAGCGAATTCTCTATAGGCGAAGTCACCGCGCCCCAGGCGGTCGAGCAAATTGCGGGCATCGGCTCGCATGATAGAACCTCCGTAATTCCCCGTATGTCTTGCAGGTAATGGTTAAGATCCGGTTCCCGACAGAGCCTAACGCCAGGGTCGGGTGAACTCCGGGACGTGCGCGAAGCGCGCTACGCTTTGGCTTGGAACCGCTAATCGCCGCGGTTCGCCGAGCTCATGACGGCAGGCCCGGCGCGACGTTGGTTAATCCATTCGGCCGGATTGAAGCTAAAGGGGGACGGCCGCGTGGATCGAGGCGCGCAGTATCCTGCCGGTGACCGAGATGGCCCGGGCGTCAAGCCGCGACGCGAACTCCGTCACGCCCGGCACGCTTGACCTCGTAGAGGGCGTTGTCCGCGGCATCGAACAAGTGGCTCCGCGTCATGCCGGGCTGCAGTTGCGCCACCCCGCAACTGATCGAAGCACGGGCCTTGATGGCGCCTTCGTTTACCATGGGCACCCCGCGCAAGGCGGCAGCGATCCGCTCGCACGCGATACGGGCGGTGTCGACATCGCACCCGAACAGGATCGCGAACTCGTCGCCGCCCAGCCGGCCTACAAAGTCGGTTGTGCGCGTCCCGGCCTGCAACCGCTCGGCCACGGCTTCCAGCACCCGATCGCCGACAGCATGACCGAAGGTGTCGTTGATCGTCTTGAATCGATCGACGTCGATCAGGGCGAGCGTCAGCGGGCCGTGTCCATGCTCGATCGCGGTGGTGATGCGATGGCGGAAGCCCTTGCGATTGAGCACGCCGGTCAAGTCGTCGGTCTCGGCCATGATGGAGATCGCCACCTCGCGCGATTTGCGGATCGAGATGTCACGCAAGGTGATGACCATGCCGCTGCGGCGGTCGCCTTGGCTGACGATGCCGACCGATGCCTCCAGGGTGCGTTCGGGCATCCGGTCTGGGCTGAAATCGCAGGTGATCGCGTCATGTGTACCATGCGCGGCCGCGTCGGCGAACTGCAGCAAGGCCTGGCTCGTCAGCGATGCGACTTCATCTAGCGTGGAGCCGACGAATGCCTCGGGCTCGACACCGGTGAACTCCTTCAAGCGACCATCGGCCCAGCGGCAGGTCCCCGTCTCGTCGAAGCTGAGGATGCCCTCGGGCGCATTCGCAAGGATCTGCTGCAGCGCCTTGCGATGCTCGGCAAGCTCGGCAAGCGCATCCGCACGGGAGGCGACCGTCGCGGCCACCGGCAGCGCGGTGCACAAGATGACAGCGATGTAGATCTGGAAGTACAAGGACTGGAACACGGGTCCGTCCGTGATCAGCGCGATCGGGCCGACGCCGAAATACGTTGCGATCGCTCCTGCCCAAGCGACGATTGCCACGCCGGCGAACGTCCCCAGCCGGCCCAGCCGAAAAGCAACCAGCAGCAGTGAGGAGAGCGGCAGGAACAACAGGGGGTAACGCGTCTGGCTGAACACCGCGATCGTCAGCAGCGCGTGCGCGGCCATCAAGGCCATGGTCTCGGCGCGCTCGAGCCCGGTCTTCGCCCCAAAGCAGCGGCGATAGCTGCCGTCCAGAAGCGCCAGCATCACCGGCGTGCCGATCAGCAGTCCAATGGCATTGCTGGCGAACCAGCGCAAAAACGAGTCTTCGAACGGCACGCCATAGGCCAGCAACGAGACAAGCGAGCCCGCTATTGCTCCCATTCCGGGTGCGAGCAGGCCGGCGTATAAAAGGAATTCGCCGCTGGCCTTGGTGTCGCTCAGGAAGTCACGCCGGCCGGCAAACTTGCGTTCAATCAGGTAAGCCGCGAACAAGGCCTGCGCCATGTTGATGGCGCCGTAGAAAACAATGCCGACAGAAGCGCCTCTGCCGATCATGTTGGCCAGCAGATTGCCAATCCAGCCGCACAGCAGGACAGTGGGCCACATCGATCGCGGCGACTTGAGCAACAGCGCCAGGATCAGCGCATCGGCCGGCCAGACGGTGGCATGGTCATGACCACTGCTCGTCATCTCGATGGTGACGGTCGCCAGCACGCAGTACCCTACACCTGCTGCCAGACCGGCGCGGATGCCTGCTTCACTCGTCCTTGCGTCTACCATTCCGCTCATCGCGCTGGTGTTGGCACCGAGTGCTTAATTTTCCGCTTACCTTGTTAACATTCGTTGCTGGTCCGAAGGGCAATCACGCGGCGGCCACAAAGAAAAAGGGCCCGCGGTCACCCGCGAGCCCTCTTCGTAACGGTAGTTCTGGCGAAGCTTAGCGCTTCGAGAACTGGAAGCTGCGGCGTGCCTTGGCGCGGCCGTACTTCTTACGCTCGACGACGCGCGGGTCGCGGGTGAGGAAGCCGGCGGCCTTCACCGTGCTGCGCAGGGTCGGCTCGAACTTGCTGAGTGCCTGGGCGATGCCGTGCTTCACGGCGCCGGCCTGGCCCGACAGACCACCACCCTTGACGGTGGCGACGATGTCGTACTGGTCGACGCGATCGGTGATCTGGAAGGTCTGGGCGATCACCAGACGCAGAGTCGGACGCGCGAAGTACACGGCCTGGTCACGGCCGTTGACGGTGATCTTGCCGCTGCCGGGCTTCAGCCACACGCGAGCGACGGCATCCTTGCGGCGGCCGGTGGCGTAGGCACGGCCCTGCGCGTCGATCTCCTGCGGGCGGATCGGAGCGGCCGGGCCGGTGCGAACCTTGGGCGCTTCGGCTTCGGTGCCCTCAGGCACGGCGCCGGAGGTGAGGTCCGCGAGGTCGGACAAGCTCTGGACGGTATCGGTGTCGGACATTACGCGCCCACCTTGTTCTTGCGGTTCATGGAAGCGACGTCGAGCGGCTGCGGCTGGGTGCCGGCATGCGGGTGCTCGGAGCCGCCATAGACGTGCAGCGCGCGCATCTGGTCACGGCCGAGCGGACCACGCGGGATCATGCGCTCAACAGCCTTTTCCAGCACGCGTTCGGGGAAGCGACCGGCCAGGACCTTGTCCGCGGTGACTTCCTTGATGCCGCCGGCATAACCGGTGTGCTTGTAGTAGGTCTGCTGCTTCAGCTTGTTGCCGGTGAAGCGGACCTTCTCGGCGTTGATCACGACCACGTGATCGCCGCAATCGACGTGCGGAGTGTAGCTCGGCTTGGTCTTGCCGCGCAGCAGGTCGGCGATGATGACGGCCAGACGGCCAACCACCAGGCCTTCGGCATCGATCAGATGCCAGTTCTTCTCCACCTCGGCCGGCTTGATCGACCGGGTGACCTTCGTGAGCGCCTTCATGGCTGGTCTATCCCTATGAACTGTGTCTGCGCGAATCCGGGAGCCGGGCCGCGCGAGAAGGCGGCCGTTTGGTTCGGATCAGCTTCCAAGTCAAGCAAAGCGCGGGTTTACAGAGAGGTAAAATAATACCATTGACGCTAACGCCTGATCCACTGCCGCCGGTGCGTCGCCGGATCAAGCCTCTGCCGGAGCCGGCCCCTTGTTGTGGCTCGCCTTCTCGATCGCCTTGGTGATGTCCTTGACGAAGCGGGAATGGCGCACGCCGAACAGGAACAGGTTCTGGATCAGGTTACCGACAAAGCGGCACGGCCGCTTGATCTGGATGAGGAGGACATAGCGGTCCTCGTCCGTCTCGTTCCACACTTCGTGGTTGAACATGTCGTCGAACAGGAACGATTCGCCCGCCGTCCAGGTCAGCACCTCCAGCTTGTCCGGCCCTTCCAGGTGCATGCGGCACTTGTCGCGC contains:
- the rpsI gene encoding 30S ribosomal protein S9; its protein translation is MSDTDTVQSLSDLADLTSGAVPEGTEAEAPKVRTGPAAPIRPQEIDAQGRAYATGRRKDAVARVWLKPGSGKITVNGRDQAVYFARPTLRLVIAQTFQITDRVDQYDIVATVKGGGLSGQAGAVKHGIAQALSKFEPTLRSTVKAAGFLTRDPRVVERKKYGRAKARRSFQFSKR
- a CDS encoding sensor domain-containing diguanylate cyclase, translating into MSGMVDARTSEAGIRAGLAAGVGYCVLATVTIEMTSSGHDHATVWPADALILALLLKSPRSMWPTVLLCGWIGNLLANMIGRGASVGIVFYGAINMAQALFAAYLIERKFAGRRDFLSDTKASGEFLLYAGLLAPGMGAIAGSLVSLLAYGVPFEDSFLRWFASNAIGLLIGTPVMLALLDGSYRRCFGAKTGLERAETMALMAAHALLTIAVFSQTRYPLLFLPLSSLLLVAFRLGRLGTFAGVAIVAWAGAIATYFGVGPIALITDGPVFQSLYFQIYIAVILCTALPVAATVASRADALAELAEHRKALQQILANAPEGILSFDETGTCRWADGRLKEFTGVEPEAFVGSTLDEVASLTSQALLQFADAAAHGTHDAITCDFSPDRMPERTLEASVGIVSQGDRRSGMVITLRDISIRKSREVAISIMAETDDLTGVLNRKGFRHRITTAIEHGHGPLTLALIDVDRFKTINDTFGHAVGDRVLEAVAERLQAGTRTTDFVGRLGGDEFAILFGCDVDTARIACERIAAALRGVPMVNEGAIKARASISCGVAQLQPGMTRSHLFDAADNALYEVKRAGRDGVRVAA
- the rplM gene encoding 50S ribosomal protein L13, producing MKALTKVTRSIKPAEVEKNWHLIDAEGLVVGRLAVIIADLLRGKTKPSYTPHVDCGDHVVVINAEKVRFTGNKLKQQTYYKHTGYAGGIKEVTADKVLAGRFPERVLEKAVERMIPRGPLGRDQMRALHVYGGSEHPHAGTQPQPLDVASMNRKNKVGA